A genome region from Myroides fluvii includes the following:
- a CDS encoding GPW/gp25 family protein: MQNTFLRFPFDPEYAITEGLSLPTCSLAESVAQHIMLLILTRKGENRFNPDYGNAVWDLEFDNAVSAAEWERVFESSLLEQITRFEPRIIQPKIQVHIEYVEHHYGTKDFVEIRKKAKIGINAIVTEIGERFTFSTHIYLSPMAVD, from the coding sequence ATGCAAAACACTTTTTTGAGATTCCCTTTTGATCCAGAATATGCAATAACAGAAGGGCTATCATTGCCTACATGTAGTTTAGCTGAGAGTGTTGCACAGCACATCATGTTATTGATTTTAACGCGCAAGGGTGAAAATCGCTTTAATCCTGATTATGGTAATGCGGTATGGGATTTAGAATTTGATAATGCTGTTTCAGCTGCGGAATGGGAACGTGTTTTTGAAAGTAGTTTACTTGAGCAAATTACTCGTTTTGAACCTCGAATAATCCAACCAAAAATTCAAGTACACATTGAATATGTTGAACACCACTACGGCACAAAAGACTTTGTTGAAATTAGAAAAAAAGCCAAGATTGGCATCAATGCGATAGTCACCGAAATAGGGGAACGCTTTACGTTTAGCACACATATCTATTTAAGTCCTATGGCGGTAGATTAA
- a CDS encoding AAA family ATPase, which produces MNEYLISNSVQDLMATAKLIAKENCNSLYSGAHILKAMMHEEAELCDFVTSLGEDVAYVADWATVRIEEYPKTTQLALEPQPDIALEDLMENAEDIRRILGLATITSVCILTSLVKPGIFFTKEQLLSLPLKEVDMRMFLYDRYNPTSLNGEQEAWDDRPSCIEDRSLDPCLIDLIQKLQYVENEGLIVGREGEVRALIEILGRKSKPNVILVGEPGVGKTAIMDGVAKLFKEYSLPNSLKYRTLFQLDFSSLVMGTTGREEVEGRFKSMLKSCRSSAVVLFIDDIHVLVDPKSNFGGLHHLLKAELGDGPLIVIGTTTTEEYRKLIEPEASFSRKFEKLEILEPNPQTCVKMLENKLKSYERYHSIGVEPEALDTCVMLAKRYAKDKKLPDTAFDLLDRTMAAAKLNGVLSRAELMAWWDSFKHDLNKTFVDDQGKSSDMLWNFNQLQQRISPILWGALKEVPQLELSMGSTLIGESIQRIHAELLQHATQQTDRISSVELAAVMAAKTGIPLGKIQVQEKEKLLALKELLGQSVVGQEHALQVVSDAIIESRSGLQKPGQPIGSFFFLGPTGTGKTELAKTIASLLFNDEKAMIRFDMSEFKEEHAAALLYGAPPGYVGYEEGGMLVNKIRQQPYAVVLFDEIEKAHPSVFDVFLQLMDEGKIHDKLGKVGDFSNALILFTSNIGSEQIVTAFENQEIPTSKELIRVMKGHFRPEFLARITEIVPFSPITEQMAEQIFSIQLKAFVEACHRLQIAFEITDLAIKKLAISGFNSAYGARQINGVLRQEIAQPISKMIVKGEVKTGQKIKVDWQNDAVVFHILEQV; this is translated from the coding sequence ATGAATGAATATTTAATAAGTAACTCGGTTCAAGATTTGATGGCTACGGCAAAATTAATTGCCAAAGAAAATTGCAATTCTCTTTATTCAGGGGCACATATTTTAAAAGCCATGATGCATGAAGAGGCTGAATTGTGTGATTTCGTTACAAGTTTAGGAGAAGATGTAGCCTATGTTGCTGATTGGGCTACTGTGAGAATAGAGGAATACCCAAAAACGACACAACTAGCACTAGAGCCTCAACCAGATATTGCACTAGAAGATTTGATGGAAAATGCAGAAGATATTCGACGCATTTTGGGATTAGCCACAATAACATCTGTGTGTATTTTGACCAGTCTTGTCAAACCAGGTATTTTCTTTACAAAAGAACAATTATTGTCTTTGCCTTTAAAAGAAGTTGACATGCGTATGTTCTTGTATGATAGGTATAATCCCACTAGTTTAAATGGTGAACAAGAGGCATGGGATGATAGACCTAGTTGTATTGAAGATAGATCTTTAGACCCCTGCTTAATAGATTTAATTCAAAAATTGCAATACGTTGAAAATGAAGGGTTAATCGTAGGTAGAGAAGGAGAGGTTAGAGCCTTAATCGAAATACTCGGAAGAAAGTCAAAACCAAATGTTATTTTGGTCGGAGAACCAGGCGTGGGTAAAACAGCCATCATGGATGGGGTGGCTAAACTTTTTAAAGAATATTCTTTACCTAATTCATTGAAATATAGAACGTTGTTTCAGTTAGATTTTAGCTCATTGGTTATGGGAACTACTGGTAGGGAAGAAGTAGAAGGGCGTTTCAAGTCTATGTTGAAGTCGTGTCGTTCTTCGGCAGTAGTGCTCTTTATCGACGATATACACGTACTGGTAGATCCTAAATCAAACTTCGGAGGTTTACATCACTTGTTAAAAGCAGAGTTAGGGGACGGACCACTTATTGTAATCGGAACAACTACAACTGAAGAGTATCGAAAATTGATTGAGCCTGAAGCTTCATTTAGTAGAAAATTTGAAAAACTTGAAATACTAGAGCCCAATCCACAGACTTGTGTAAAAATGTTGGAAAACAAATTGAAGAGCTATGAAAGATACCATAGTATTGGCGTTGAACCAGAAGCATTAGACACTTGTGTAATGCTAGCTAAACGCTATGCTAAAGATAAAAAACTGCCCGATACAGCCTTTGATTTACTTGACCGTACAATGGCCGCAGCAAAACTTAATGGGGTGTTATCAAGAGCAGAATTGATGGCTTGGTGGGATAGTTTTAAGCATGATTTAAATAAAACTTTTGTGGATGATCAAGGTAAATCGAGCGATATGCTGTGGAATTTTAATCAACTGCAACAGCGAATTAGCCCGATTCTATGGGGGGCGTTAAAGGAAGTTCCTCAGTTGGAGTTGAGTATGGGTAGTACGTTGATTGGTGAGAGTATTCAGAGGATACATGCGGAATTACTTCAGCACGCAACGCAACAAACAGATCGTATCTCCAGTGTGGAATTAGCCGCTGTGATGGCTGCGAAAACAGGTATCCCACTAGGAAAAATTCAAGTACAAGAAAAAGAAAAGCTCTTGGCGCTAAAGGAATTGTTAGGACAGTCTGTAGTGGGACAAGAACACGCGTTACAAGTTGTGTCTGACGCTATAATTGAAAGCAGAAGTGGACTGCAAAAGCCAGGGCAACCCATAGGATCATTTTTCTTTTTAGGCCCTACAGGAACGGGTAAAACAGAATTGGCAAAAACGATAGCCTCTCTGCTGTTTAATGATGAAAAGGCTATGATTCGCTTTGATATGTCTGAATTTAAAGAGGAACATGCCGCGGCGTTGTTATACGGTGCTCCTCCAGGGTACGTCGGTTATGAAGAAGGTGGAATGTTGGTCAACAAAATTCGGCAACAACCGTATGCCGTCGTTTTATTTGATGAAATTGAAAAAGCACATCCTTCTGTTTTTGATGTCTTTTTACAGTTGATGGACGAAGGAAAAATACACGATAAATTAGGGAAAGTTGGCGATTTTAGTAATGCACTTATCCTGTTTACATCGAATATTGGCAGTGAACAGATTGTTACTGCTTTTGAAAATCAAGAAATCCCCACTTCGAAAGAATTAATCCGCGTTATGAAAGGACATTTTCGTCCTGAGTTTTTAGCGCGTATTACAGAGATAGTTCCTTTTTCGCCAATTACAGAACAAATGGCTGAGCAAATATTTAGTATTCAATTGAAGGCGTTTGTTGAGGCCTGTCATCGCTTGCAAATTGCCTTTGAAATCACCGATTTGGCTATCAAAAAGTTGGCGATTTCTGGATTTAATTCAGCTTATGGAGCTAGACAAATCAATGGTGTATTGCGCCAAGAAATTGCTCAGCCTATTTCTAAAATGATTGTCAAAGGAGAGGTGAAAACAGGACAAAAAATCAAGGTAGATTGGCAAAATGACGCCGTTGTATTTCATATTTTAGAACAAGTATGA